In the genome of Panthera uncia isolate 11264 chromosome B3 unlocalized genomic scaffold, Puncia_PCG_1.0 HiC_scaffold_1, whole genome shotgun sequence, one region contains:
- the RDH12 gene encoding retinol dehydrogenase 12 codes for MLVVLGLLTSFLSFLYVIAPSIRKFFAGGVCRSNVQLPGKVVVITGANTGIGKETARELARRGARVYIACRDVLKGESAASEIRADTKNSQVLVRKLDLSDTKSIRAFAEGFLAEEKQLHILINNAGVMMCPYSKTADGFETHLGVNHLGHFLLTHLLLERLKESTPSRVVNLSSVVHHAGKIRFHDLQGEKRYSRGFAYCHSKLANVLFTRELARRLQGTGVTTYAVHPGVVSSELIRHSFLLCLLWRIFSPFVKSAREGAQTSLHCALAEGLEPLSGKYFSDCKRTWVSPRARDNETAERLWNVSCELLGIQWE; via the exons ATGCTGGTTGTCTTGGGACTGCtcacctccttcctttctttcctgtatgTGATAGCTCCATCCATCAG gaAGTTCTTTGCTGGTGGGGTTTGTAGATCAAATGTGCAACTTCCTGGGAAGGTAGTGGTGATCACTGGCGCCAACACAGGCATTGGCAAGGAGACGGCCAGAGAACTCGCTCGTAGAG GAGCCAGAGTATATATTGCCTGCAGAGATGTACTGAAGGGAGAGTCTGCAGCCAGTGAAATCCGAGCTGATACAAAGAACTCCCAGGTGCTGGTGCGGAAACTGGACCTATCTGATACCAAATCCATCCGAGCCTTTGCTGAGGGCTTTCTAGCAG AGGAAAAGCAGCTCCATATTCTGATCAACAATGCAGGGGTGATGATGTGTCCATATTCTAAGACAGCTGATGGCTTTGAAACCCACCTGGGAGTCAACCACCTAG GCCACTTTCTTCTTACCCACTTGCTCCTGGAGCGGCTGAAGGAGTCCACTCCTTCACGGGTGGTGAACCTGTCATCGGTAGTCCACCACGCTGGCAAGATTCGCTTCCATGACCTCCAGGGTGAGAAGCGCTATAGCCGAGGTTTTGCTTATTGCCACAGCAAGCTGGCTAATGTGCTTTTTACTCGTGAGCTGGCCAGGAGGCTCCAAG GCACAGGGGTCACAACCTACGCTGTGCACCCAGGCGTGGTCAGCTCTGAGCTGATCCGGCACTCCTTTCTGCTGTGTCTGCTCTGGCGGATCTTCTCCCCCTTCGTCAAGTCGGCACGGGAGGGGGCACAGACCAGCCTGCACTGTGCCCTGGCTGAGGGCCTGGAGCCATTGAGTGGCAAGTACTTCAG TGACTGCAAGAGGACCTGGGTGTCTCCAAGGGCCCGAGATAACGAAACAGCTGAGCGCTTGTGGAATGTCAGCTGTGAGCTTCTAGGAATCCAGTGGGAGtag